In one window of Zhihengliuella sp. ISTPL4 DNA:
- a CDS encoding Sec-independent protein translocase family protein, with translation MTFGLTFEKLLLIGLIAVLIIGPERLPRAAEGFAKIVRRAGEYVRDTKSRVREEMGPELDDVDWRKLDPRQYDPRRIIRDALLEEPQPATPARATATIAEPVAPRTAPPTFSAENRPPFDTEAT, from the coding sequence ATGACGTTCGGCCTCACCTTCGAGAAGCTGCTGCTCATCGGCCTGATCGCCGTGCTGATCATCGGCCCCGAGCGTCTGCCGCGTGCCGCGGAGGGCTTCGCGAAGATCGTGCGCAGGGCGGGCGAGTACGTCCGCGACACGAAGAGCCGAGTTCGGGAGGAGATGGGGCCGGAACTCGACGACGTGGACTGGCGCAAGCTCGACCCGCGGCAGTACGACCCCCGGCGCATCATCCGCGACGCGCTCCTGGAGGAGCCGCAGCCCGCGACCCCGGCACGGGCCACCGCGACGATCGCCGAGCCGGTGGCGCCGCGCACGGCTCCACCGACCTTCAGCGCGGAGAACCGGCCGCCGTTCGACACCGAGGCGACCTGA
- a CDS encoding O-methyltransferase translates to MSEHDANARFLRESIVEPDAIARARAHAVELGAAPVSTVVGSQIAVLAAAGTARSIVEIGTGAGVSGLWLLRGAPDAVLTSIDNEPEHLAAARQAFAEARVPATRARFIAGRAMDVLPRMNEASYDIVLVDADPENVIEYVEHGLRLARTGGMVLVPRVLAGGRVADPVQRDDITSAYRSLVQETQESSAVLATVSPAGEGLLQLIRLDDRS, encoded by the coding sequence ATGAGCGAGCACGACGCCAACGCGCGCTTCCTTCGGGAGTCCATCGTGGAGCCGGATGCCATCGCCCGCGCACGCGCCCATGCCGTCGAGCTGGGCGCCGCGCCCGTGAGCACGGTCGTCGGCTCGCAGATCGCCGTGCTCGCCGCAGCCGGCACCGCCCGCTCCATCGTCGAGATCGGTACCGGCGCCGGGGTCTCCGGACTCTGGCTGCTGCGCGGGGCACCGGACGCGGTGCTGACCTCGATCGACAACGAGCCCGAGCACCTTGCCGCCGCCCGCCAGGCGTTCGCGGAGGCGAGGGTGCCCGCCACCCGTGCACGGTTCATCGCCGGGCGCGCGATGGATGTGCTCCCCCGCATGAACGAGGCGTCGTACGACATCGTGCTCGTCGACGCCGACCCCGAGAACGTCATCGAATACGTCGAGCACGGCCTTCGTCTCGCCCGCACCGGGGGCATGGTGCTCGTGCCTCGCGTCCTCGCCGGAGGCCGGGTGGCCGACCCGGTCCAGCGCGATGACATCACCTCCGCGTACCGATCGCTCGTGCAGGAGACGCAGGAGTCGTCGGCGGTGCTGGCGACCGTCTCGCCCGCCGGTGAAGGGCTCCTGCAGCTGATCCGGCTCGACGACCGCTCCTGA
- a CDS encoding YcxB family protein: MPHRSVTVDEGLLRRMARDAAVYALTRPVAIVMWVALAAGLVLSVLTLNSRLAAGEEVSTLVAWMPVVTVALGAYAVILTTSSARRAVRAAMPVESVVWVALDEDRLQLGSDRRRSEIPYRTFQSLRVGRDAVLFKVRDASVATAIPRSLFSDEELTMLRARIS; the protein is encoded by the coding sequence GGATGGCGCGCGACGCCGCCGTCTACGCCCTGACCAGACCTGTCGCGATCGTGATGTGGGTGGCGCTGGCGGCTGGGCTCGTGCTCTCCGTGCTCACCCTCAACAGCCGTCTCGCCGCCGGCGAGGAGGTGAGCACGCTCGTCGCCTGGATGCCCGTCGTGACGGTGGCCCTGGGCGCGTACGCGGTGATCCTCACCACTTCGAGCGCACGACGCGCCGTGCGCGCCGCGATGCCGGTGGAGAGTGTGGTGTGGGTCGCGCTCGACGAGGATCGGCTGCAGCTGGGGAGCGATCGCCGCCGCTCGGAGATCCCCTACCGCACCTTCCAGAGCCTCCGCGTCGGCAGGGACGCCGTCCTCTTCAAGGTGCGCGATGCCTCCGTCGCCACCGCGATCCCGCGCTCGCTCTTCAGCGACGAGGAGCTGACGATGCTGCGGGCGAGGATATCCTGA